A portion of the Pseudomonas koreensis genome contains these proteins:
- the cbiB gene encoding adenosylcobinamide-phosphate synthase CbiB, with the protein MSVALLSVAAVALDALLGEPKRWHPLVAFGNFAGRIEQRFNAGGRGWRSHGVTAWVLAVLPLTLLATAFSWAPYVGWIVEILALYCALGMRSLGEHVAPVAAALRADDLDEARKRVGYLVSRQTDELDSTAVARAATESVLENGSDAVFAALFWFVVAGAPGVVLYRLSNTLDAMWGYRNERFERFGWAAAKIDDVLNYIPARLVALTYALLGKTRLALKCWRTQAPQWDSPNAGPVMAAGAGALGVELGGPAIYHGELHERPQLGEGAPADADSIDRGWQLVQRGVWLWLLMLCLGAEFYA; encoded by the coding sequence ATGAGTGTGGCGTTGCTGAGTGTCGCTGCGGTAGCGCTGGATGCGCTGCTCGGTGAACCGAAACGCTGGCATCCGCTGGTGGCATTCGGCAATTTTGCCGGGCGCATCGAGCAACGCTTCAACGCCGGCGGTCGTGGCTGGCGCAGCCATGGTGTGACCGCTTGGGTGCTCGCGGTGCTGCCGCTGACCTTGCTCGCCACGGCATTTTCCTGGGCGCCCTACGTGGGCTGGATCGTCGAGATTCTCGCGTTGTATTGCGCCCTCGGCATGCGCAGCCTCGGCGAGCATGTCGCGCCGGTCGCGGCGGCGTTACGCGCCGATGATCTGGACGAGGCGCGCAAGCGCGTCGGCTATCTGGTCAGCCGCCAGACCGATGAGCTCGACAGCACTGCCGTAGCCCGTGCGGCCACTGAGTCGGTGCTGGAAAACGGCAGCGATGCGGTGTTCGCTGCGCTGTTCTGGTTTGTCGTCGCCGGCGCACCGGGCGTCGTTCTGTATCGCTTGAGCAATACCCTCGATGCGATGTGGGGGTATCGCAACGAACGCTTCGAACGTTTCGGCTGGGCAGCGGCGAAAATCGACGACGTGTTGAACTACATTCCTGCGCGTCTGGTGGCATTGACCTACGCGCTGCTCGGCAAAACCCGGCTCGCGCTCAAGTGCTGGCGCACCCAGGCGCCGCAGTGGGACAGCCCCAACGCCGGCCCGGTGATGGCGGCCGGTGCCGGTGCGCTGGGCGTCGAATTGGGTGGCCCGGCGATCTATCACGGCGAACTGCATGAGCGCCCGCAACTGGGCGAAGGTGCGCCGGCCGATGCCGATTCCATCGACCGTGGCTGGCAATTGGTCCAGCGCGGCGTATGGTTGTGGCTGCTGATGCTTTGCCTGGGGGCGGAATTTTATGCTTGA
- the cobD gene encoding threonine-phosphate decarboxylase CobD translates to MLEHGGRLRKAALDYGIAEADWLDLSSGLAPWPFPIPEIPLRAWARLPETDDGLEQAACDYYGAAQVLPVAGSQMAIQLLPRLRRAGKVGVLSPCYAEHAEAWRRSGYIVREVLEQEVEFFLDSLDVLVVVNPNNPTGLSLTPARLLDWHARLAQRGGWLVVDEAFMDNTPQLSLAPYAHQVGLVVLRSFGKFFGLAGVRLGFVLAERKLLKLLAEQVGPWAVSGPTRVLGTACLQDTEGHTRQRIRSDEASERLAALLTRCGFAPQGGCALFQWLITERAEALHEFLARRGILLRLFTHNSSVRFGLPADAAQELRLEQALQAFAKEKP, encoded by the coding sequence ATGCTTGAGCACGGTGGCCGGCTGCGCAAGGCGGCACTCGATTACGGGATTGCCGAGGCTGACTGGCTGGACTTGTCCAGCGGCCTCGCGCCGTGGCCGTTCCCGATTCCGGAAATTCCGCTGCGCGCTTGGGCGCGCCTTCCGGAAACCGACGACGGTCTGGAACAGGCCGCCTGCGATTACTACGGCGCCGCGCAGGTGTTGCCGGTGGCTGGTTCGCAAATGGCCATCCAGCTGCTGCCGCGTTTGCGCCGGGCCGGCAAGGTCGGCGTGTTGTCGCCTTGCTATGCCGAACATGCCGAGGCGTGGCGGCGCAGCGGTTACATCGTCCGTGAAGTGCTTGAGCAGGAGGTCGAGTTCTTTCTCGACAGCCTCGATGTGCTGGTGGTGGTCAACCCGAACAACCCGACCGGCCTGAGCCTGACCCCGGCGCGCCTGCTCGACTGGCATGCGCGGCTGGCGCAACGCGGTGGCTGGCTGGTGGTCGACGAAGCGTTCATGGACAACACACCGCAACTGAGCCTCGCGCCGTATGCGCATCAGGTGGGGCTGGTGGTGTTGCGTTCGTTCGGCAAGTTTTTCGGTCTGGCCGGGGTGCGCCTCGGTTTCGTTCTGGCCGAACGCAAGTTGCTCAAACTGCTCGCCGAACAGGTCGGGCCGTGGGCGGTGAGCGGGCCGACGCGGGTACTCGGTACGGCGTGCCTGCAAGACACCGAGGGCCATACCCGGCAGCGGATTCGCAGTGACGAAGCGAGTGAACGGCTGGCAGCGCTGTTGACCCGTTGCGGTTTTGCACCGCAGGGCGGCTGCGCGCTGTTTCAGTGGCTGATCACCGAGCGCGCCGAAGCGCTGCACGAATTCCTCGCCCGACGCGGCATCCTCCTGCGCCTCTTCACGCACAACAGCAGTGTGCGCTTCGGCCTGCCTGCCGATGCCGCGCAAGAACTGCGCCTCGAACAGGCTTTGCAAGCTTTCGCCAAGGAAAAACCATGA
- a CDS encoding cobyric acid synthase: MTTLMVQGTTSDAGKSTLVTALCRWATRQGVAVVPFKPQNMALNSAVTADGGEIGRAQAVQAQAAGLEPHTDMNPVLLKPNSDTGAQVIIHGRAVTTMNAVAYHDYKAIAMQAVLASHARLSAAYPLVMVEGAGSPAEINLRAGDIANMGFAEAVDCPVLLIADINRGGVFAHLVGTLELLSPSEQARVKGFIINRFRGDIALLQPGLDWLEQRTGKPVVGVLPYVMDLHLEAEDGIDQRQTDKAEQVLKVVVPVLPRISNHTDFDPLRLHPQVDLQFVGPGQAIPAADLIILPGSKSVRSDLAYLRANGWDAAINRHLRYGGKVLGICGGLQMLGEQVHDPLGLEGVVGSSAGLGLLAFETQLEAEKQLRNVRGRLALENADVSGYEIHAGVTTGAALENPAVHLDDGRCDGAQSADGQVFGTYLHGLFESPEASAALLRWAGLSDVQEVDYHGLRERDIERLADLVEKHLDTGLLRQLCGI; the protein is encoded by the coding sequence ATGACCACTCTGATGGTGCAAGGCACCACGTCCGACGCCGGCAAAAGCACCCTGGTGACGGCGCTGTGTCGGTGGGCCACTCGCCAGGGCGTGGCGGTGGTGCCGTTCAAGCCGCAGAACATGGCGCTCAACAGCGCGGTGACGGCTGACGGCGGCGAGATCGGCCGGGCGCAGGCGGTGCAGGCGCAAGCCGCCGGTCTCGAACCGCACACCGACATGAATCCGGTGCTGCTCAAGCCCAACAGCGACACCGGCGCACAAGTGATCATTCATGGCCGCGCCGTGACGACGATGAACGCCGTTGCCTATCACGATTACAAAGCCATCGCGATGCAAGCGGTGCTCGCTTCCCATGCGCGGCTCAGCGCGGCGTATCCGCTGGTGATGGTCGAAGGCGCCGGTTCGCCAGCCGAGATCAACCTGCGCGCCGGCGATATTGCCAACATGGGCTTTGCCGAAGCGGTGGATTGCCCGGTGCTGCTGATCGCCGACATCAATCGCGGTGGCGTGTTTGCGCATCTGGTGGGCACGCTGGAGTTGCTGTCGCCAAGCGAACAGGCGCGGGTCAAAGGCTTCATCATCAACCGCTTTCGCGGCGACATCGCCTTGCTGCAACCGGGCCTCGACTGGCTCGAACAGCGCACCGGCAAACCGGTGGTCGGCGTGTTGCCCTACGTGATGGATCTGCACCTTGAGGCTGAAGACGGCATCGACCAACGCCAGACCGACAAGGCCGAGCAGGTCTTGAAGGTAGTGGTGCCGGTGCTGCCGCGCATCAGTAATCACACCGACTTCGACCCGCTGCGTCTGCATCCGCAGGTCGACCTGCAATTCGTCGGCCCGGGGCAGGCGATTCCGGCCGCCGACCTGATCATCCTGCCGGGCTCGAAAAGCGTGCGCAGTGATCTGGCTTATCTGCGCGCCAACGGCTGGGACGCAGCGATCAATCGGCATCTGCGCTACGGCGGCAAGGTGCTGGGGATTTGCGGCGGTCTGCAGATGCTCGGTGAGCAGGTGCACGACCCGCTCGGCCTTGAAGGCGTTGTCGGCTCCAGCGCCGGTCTGGGTCTGCTGGCGTTCGAAACCCAGCTCGAAGCCGAGAAGCAACTGCGCAACGTGCGCGGGCGGCTGGCGCTGGAAAACGCCGACGTCAGCGGTTATGAAATCCATGCTGGTGTGACTACCGGGGCGGCGCTGGAAAACCCGGCGGTGCATCTGGACGACGGACGTTGTGATGGTGCGCAAAGTGCCGATGGCCAGGTGTTCGGCACCTATCTGCATGGCTTGTTCGAATCGCCTGAGGCGAGTGCGGCGTTGCTGCGCTGGGCCGGCTTGAGTGACGTGCAAGAAGTCGACTACCACGGCTTGCGCGAGCGCGATATCGAGCGGCTGGCGGATCTGGTGGAAAAGCATCTGGATACCGGGCTGTTGCGTCAGCTCTGTGGGATTTGA
- the cobU gene encoding bifunctional adenosylcobinamide kinase/adenosylcobinamide-phosphate guanylyltransferase — protein MLQLILGGARSGKSRLAEKLASDSHLAVTYIATSQPLDGEMNQRVAHHRARRPAEWALIEEPLKLARVLRESADTERCLLVDCLTLWLTNLLMLDDAERLAAEREALLDCLAALPGEIIFVSNETGMGVVPLGELTRRYVDEAGWLHQALAERCQRVVLTVAGLPLTLKGPAL, from the coding sequence ATGCTCCAACTGATCCTCGGCGGCGCCCGCTCCGGCAAGAGTCGTCTGGCAGAAAAACTCGCCAGCGACAGCCATCTCGCCGTGACCTACATCGCCACCAGCCAGCCGCTCGACGGCGAGATGAACCAACGCGTCGCCCATCACCGCGCACGCCGCCCGGCCGAATGGGCGTTGATCGAAGAGCCGCTGAAACTGGCCCGGGTGCTGCGCGAATCCGCCGACACCGAGCGCTGCCTGCTGGTTGATTGCCTGACCCTGTGGCTGACCAATCTGCTGATGCTCGACGACGCCGAACGTCTCGCCGCTGAGCGTGAAGCCCTGCTTGACTGCCTGGCCGCGCTGCCGGGTGAAATCATTTTTGTCAGCAACGAGACCGGAATGGGTGTCGTGCCGCTGGGCGAATTGACTCGCCGCTACGTCGATGAAGCCGGTTGGCTGCATCAAGCTCTGGCCGAGCGTTGTCAGCGAGTGGTGCTGACCGTTGCCGGCCTGCCCCTGACTTTGAAAGGACCTGCCTTATGA
- the cobT gene encoding nicotinate-nucleotide--dimethylbenzimidazole phosphoribosyltransferase — protein sequence MSPTWWLNPCQAVNADIVAQATERQQQLTKPAGSLGRLESVAVQLAGLQGQLKPTLDQIWIAIFAGDHGVVAEGVSAYPQEVTGQMLLNFVSGGAAISVLARQLGAQLEVIDLGTVNSTLNLAGVRHLNIGPGTANFVQGAAMTQAQGESALQAGRDSVLRAKAAGTQLFIGGEMGIGNTTAASALACALLYCPVAHLTGPGTGLNAAGVSHKAQVIERAVALHAAQRGDALQTLFNLGGFEIAALVGAYLACAQEGIAVLVDGFICTVAALVAVRLNPACRDWLLFGHRGAEPGHRHVLETLSAEPLLELGLRLGEGSGAALAVPLLRLACDLHGQMATFAEAAVADRPA from the coding sequence ATGAGCCCGACCTGGTGGCTGAACCCGTGCCAAGCCGTGAATGCCGACATCGTTGCGCAAGCGACCGAGCGCCAGCAGCAATTGACCAAACCGGCCGGTTCGCTCGGGCGCCTTGAATCGGTGGCCGTGCAACTGGCTGGTCTGCAAGGTCAGCTCAAGCCGACGCTCGATCAAATCTGGATCGCGATTTTCGCTGGCGATCACGGTGTGGTGGCGGAGGGCGTTTCGGCTTATCCGCAGGAAGTCACCGGACAGATGCTGCTGAATTTCGTCAGCGGCGGCGCGGCGATCAGCGTGCTGGCGCGTCAGCTCGGCGCGCAACTGGAAGTGATCGATCTGGGCACGGTGAATTCGACTCTGAACCTGGCCGGCGTGCGCCATCTGAACATTGGCCCGGGCACGGCGAACTTCGTTCAGGGCGCAGCAATGACTCAGGCTCAGGGCGAATCGGCCTTGCAGGCCGGTCGCGACAGCGTCTTGCGCGCGAAAGCCGCCGGCACCCAATTGTTCATCGGCGGCGAGATGGGCATCGGCAACACCACGGCGGCCAGTGCGCTGGCCTGTGCCTTGCTCTATTGCCCGGTGGCGCACCTGACCGGTCCCGGTACCGGACTGAATGCCGCTGGCGTCAGCCACAAGGCGCAAGTTATCGAACGTGCGGTGGCGCTGCATGCTGCGCAGCGTGGCGATGCCTTGCAGACGCTGTTCAATCTCGGCGGCTTCGAGATTGCCGCGTTGGTCGGCGCCTATCTGGCCTGCGCGCAGGAAGGCATCGCGGTGCTGGTCGACGGTTTTATCTGCACGGTCGCGGCACTGGTCGCGGTGCGCTTGAATCCGGCCTGTCGCGATTGGCTGTTGTTCGGCCATCGCGGGGCCGAGCCGGGCCATCGCCATGTGCTGGAAACCCTGAGCGCCGAGCCGTTGCTGGAACTCGGCCTGCGCCTGGGCGAGGGCAGCGGCGCCGCGTTGGCGGTGCCATTGTTGCGCCTGGCCTGTGACCTGCACGGGCAAATGGCGACGTTCGCCGAAGCGGCCGTGGCGGATCGCCCGGCATGA
- the cobC gene encoding alpha-ribazole phosphatase family protein, which translates to MSLRLDLLRHGETELGGGLRGSLDDALTEDGWTQMRAAVAEGGPWDRIVSSPLQRCARFAAELGERLELSVHLDKDLQELHFGAWEGQSAKALMVTDAEALGLFWADPYGFTPPHGEPVSEFAERVLAAVERLHAAYAGERILLISHGGVMRLLLAQARGLPREQLLNVEVGHGALFALTVEADGALKEGH; encoded by the coding sequence ATGAGCCTGCGCCTGGACCTGCTGCGCCACGGCGAAACGGAACTGGGCGGCGGCTTGCGCGGCAGCCTCGACGATGCGCTGACCGAAGATGGCTGGACGCAGATGCGTGCGGCGGTGGCCGAAGGCGGGCCATGGGATCGCATTGTCAGCTCGCCATTGCAGCGTTGCGCGCGGTTTGCCGCCGAACTGGGCGAGCGACTGGAGCTGTCGGTGCATCTCGACAAGGATCTGCAGGAATTGCATTTCGGCGCATGGGAAGGGCAGAGCGCGAAGGCGTTGATGGTGACGGATGCCGAAGCGTTGGGGCTGTTCTGGGCCGATCCCTATGGCTTCACGCCGCCGCACGGTGAGCCGGTCAGCGAGTTTGCCGAGCGAGTGCTGGCCGCGGTTGAGCGGCTGCATGCGGCCTACGCCGGTGAGCGGATTCTGCTGATCAGCCACGGCGGCGTGATGCGTTTGTTGCTCGCGCAGGCGCGGGGACTGCCGCGTGAACAACTGCTCAACGTCGAAGTTGGACATGGCGCGCTGTTTGCGCTGACGGTCGAGGCTGACGGCGCGCTCAAGGAAGGTCACTAA
- a CDS encoding adenosylcobinamide-GDP ribazoletransferase, producing MLPLWIALQFLSSLPIRLPGMPEPEQLGRSLLFYPLVGLLFGLILYASNLLLAGAPMLLHAALLLTVWVLLSGALHLDGLADSADAWLGGFGDRERTLTIMKDPRSGPIAVVTLVLVLLLKFAALLALIEQGQGMALIIVPVLGRAALLGLFLTTPYVRAGGLGQALADHLPRKAGWWVLGLSALGGVLIAGFGAVLISLGVFVWLRRLMMRRLGGTTGDTAGAMLELLEMAVLVGLALV from the coding sequence ATGCTGCCGCTGTGGATCGCTTTGCAGTTTCTCAGCAGCCTGCCGATTCGCCTGCCGGGCATGCCCGAACCAGAACAACTCGGGCGGTCGCTGCTGTTCTATCCGCTGGTGGGATTGTTGTTCGGGCTGATCCTTTATGCGTCGAATTTGCTGTTGGCCGGCGCTCCGATGTTATTGCATGCGGCGCTGCTGTTGACCGTGTGGGTGTTGCTCAGCGGCGCGCTGCATCTCGATGGCCTGGCCGACAGCGCCGATGCCTGGCTCGGCGGTTTCGGCGATCGCGAGCGCACGCTGACGATCATGAAAGATCCGCGCAGCGGGCCGATCGCGGTGGTCACGCTGGTGCTGGTGTTATTGCTCAAATTCGCCGCGCTGCTCGCGTTGATCGAGCAAGGACAGGGCATGGCGCTGATCATCGTACCGGTGCTGGGGCGGGCGGCGCTGCTGGGGTTGTTTCTGACCACGCCGTATGTGCGTGCGGGTGGATTGGGCCAGGCGCTGGCTGATCATCTGCCGCGTAAGGCGGGGTGGTGGGTGCTGGGGTTGAGTGCGCTGGGCGGCGTGTTGATCGCCGGGTTTGGTGCGGTGCTGATTTCGCTGGGGGTGTTTGTCTGGCTGCGGCGGTTGATGATGCGGCGGTTGGGCGGGACTACCGGGGATACGGCAGGGGCGATGCTGGAATTGCTGGAGATGGCGGTGTTGGTTGGCCTCGCGTTGGTCTGA
- a CDS encoding MarR family winged helix-turn-helix transcriptional regulator codes for MLPSQCLCTNLRRAARGVSRHYDGALDGFGINVAQYSLLCNLQRLEQPSISELAEAMGLDRSTLGRNLRVLEGEGLVTLAEGEDMRNRIVRLTEIGVQRLSAALPAWEAAQQRLIERLGAEKRETLLKLLDELA; via the coding sequence ATGCTTCCTTCTCAGTGTTTGTGTACCAACTTGCGTCGCGCCGCGCGTGGCGTCAGCAGGCATTACGACGGCGCTCTCGACGGCTTCGGGATTAACGTTGCCCAGTATTCTCTGCTGTGCAATCTGCAGCGGCTGGAGCAACCGAGCATTTCCGAACTGGCTGAAGCCATGGGCCTGGATCGCAGCACCCTCGGGCGTAACTTGCGTGTGCTTGAGGGCGAGGGTCTGGTGACGCTGGCCGAAGGCGAGGACATGCGCAATCGCATCGTGCGCCTCACCGAGATTGGCGTGCAGCGACTGTCGGCCGCGTTGCCAGCGTGGGAAGCGGCGCAACAGCGGCTGATCGAGCGTCTCGGTGCCGAGAAACGCGAAACCTTGCTCAAATTGCTCGACGAACTGGCCTGA
- a CDS encoding MFS transporter: MTTMWRTCGWVLLGSALILALSLGVRHGFGLFLSPMSAQFGWGREVFAFAIALQNLIWGLAQPFTGALADRFGAAKVVLVGGVLYALGLVFMGLADSPLSLSLSAGLLIGIGLSGTSFSVILGVVGRAVPADKRSMGMGIASAAGSFGQFAMLPGTLGLIGWLGWSAALLVLGLLVAMIVPLVSMLKDKPLPVLGHEQSLGEALREACSHSGFWLLAFGFFVCGFQVVFIGVHLPAYLVDQHLPATVGTTVLALIGLFNIFGTYTAGWLGGRMSKPRLLTALYLLRAVVIVLFLWLPVTTTSAYLFGMAMGFLWLSTVPLTNGTVATLFGVRNLSMLGGIVFLFHQLGSFLGGWLGGVVYDRTGSYDLIWQVAILLSLLAAALNWPVRERPVARLQAAASAA; this comes from the coding sequence ATGACAACGATGTGGCGTACGTGCGGTTGGGTGTTGCTGGGGAGTGCGCTGATCCTGGCGTTGTCATTGGGCGTGCGCCACGGGTTCGGTCTGTTCCTGTCGCCGATGAGCGCGCAATTCGGCTGGGGGCGCGAGGTGTTTGCCTTCGCCATCGCCCTGCAGAACCTGATCTGGGGCCTGGCGCAACCGTTCACCGGCGCGCTGGCCGACCGCTTCGGTGCGGCGAAAGTGGTGCTGGTCGGCGGCGTTCTGTACGCGTTGGGGCTGGTGTTTATGGGCTTGGCTGATTCGCCTCTGAGCCTGTCGCTGAGCGCTGGTCTGTTGATCGGTATCGGTTTGTCCGGCACCTCGTTCTCGGTGATCCTCGGTGTGGTCGGTCGCGCCGTACCGGCCGACAAACGCAGCATGGGCATGGGCATTGCCAGCGCTGCCGGTTCGTTTGGCCAGTTCGCCATGTTGCCGGGCACGCTCGGGTTGATCGGCTGGCTTGGCTGGTCGGCCGCATTGCTGGTGCTGGGCTTGCTGGTGGCGATGATCGTGCCGCTGGTGAGCATGCTCAAGGACAAGCCATTGCCGGTACTTGGCCACGAGCAATCTCTAGGCGAAGCGCTGCGCGAAGCCTGCTCACATTCAGGGTTCTGGCTGCTGGCGTTCGGTTTTTTTGTTTGCGGCTTTCAGGTGGTATTCATCGGCGTGCACCTGCCGGCGTATCTGGTCGATCAGCATCTGCCGGCGACAGTCGGCACTACAGTCCTGGCGTTGATCGGGCTGTTCAATATTTTCGGGACCTACACCGCCGGCTGGCTCGGTGGGCGCATGTCCAAACCGCGTCTGCTGACTGCGCTGTATCTGCTGCGCGCGGTGGTGATCGTGCTGTTCCTGTGGCTGCCGGTGACGACCACATCGGCCTATCTGTTCGGCATGGCCATGGGCTTTCTGTGGCTGTCGACGGTGCCGTTGACCAACGGTACGGTGGCGACCTTGTTCGGCGTGCGCAATTTGTCCATGCTCGGTGGCATCGTCTTTCTGTTCCATCAGCTCGGCTCGTTCCTCGGCGGCTGGCTGGGCGGGGTGGTATACGACCGAACCGGGAGTTATGACTTGATCTGGCAAGTGGCGATTCTCTTGAGCCTGTTGGCGGCGGCGCTGAACTGGCCGGTGCGCGAGCGTCCGGTGGCACGCCTGCAAGCCGCTGCGAGCGCAGCATGA
- a CDS encoding glutathione peroxidase encodes MLMRWCAVPALLMALTGLAQAADCPELLQGSLPKLRAKESIDLCKQYADKPLVVVNTASFCGFAPQFEGLEALNKRYKAQGLEMLGVPSNDFKQESKDSAETAKVCYANYGVTFNMTEPQKVRGDDATHLFQVLAAQSNAPKWNFYKYVVDRQGKVVASFSSLTEPDDPEFIAAIEKAIASKPLKP; translated from the coding sequence ATGTTGATGCGCTGGTGTGCTGTTCCCGCGTTGCTGATGGCGTTGACTGGCCTGGCCCAGGCCGCCGATTGTCCTGAGCTGTTGCAAGGCTCGCTGCCGAAGCTGCGCGCCAAGGAATCCATCGATCTGTGCAAGCAGTACGCCGACAAGCCGCTGGTGGTGGTCAATACCGCCAGCTTCTGCGGTTTCGCCCCACAGTTCGAAGGACTTGAAGCGCTCAACAAGCGCTACAAGGCGCAAGGGCTGGAGATGCTTGGCGTGCCGTCGAATGACTTCAAGCAGGAATCCAAGGACAGCGCGGAAACCGCCAAGGTCTGCTACGCCAATTATGGCGTGACCTTCAACATGACCGAGCCGCAGAAAGTTCGCGGCGACGACGCCACGCATCTGTTCCAGGTGCTGGCCGCGCAGAGCAATGCGCCGAAGTGGAATTTCTACAAGTACGTGGTGGATCGGCAGGGCAAGGTCGTGGCGAGTTTTTCCAGTTTGACCGAACCCGATGATCCCGAGTTTATTGCCGCGATCGAAAAGGCAATTGCCTCGAAACCGCTAAAGCCCTGA
- a CDS encoding OmpP1/FadL family transporter has product MKKVMLKTTLSLAVTLASTQIFAAGFALNEQSISGMGTGFAGRSSSADDASTVYGNPAGMARIKREQVTGGVAVVDAHTDISNASSSPNGGSNKGNMVPFTAVPMGFYVKPIDDHWAFGLGVYVPFGLITDYENGFAGRYFGSKSEVQVITFQPTVSYAFNDKVSIGFGPTINRIDGSLESNLSITQALPDGKVKIKGDDTALGYNVGLLVQATDTTRLGLTYHSKVDYKLEGNTKVNYGALALVGVGANQKYDASLKITTPESVDFSVTQAINDRWNVYAGTTWTRWSQLDKITVKNSGVQPLLAGQFGSINEDQNWHDSWAYAVGTSYQLNKEWVLRTGLTFDQSPTNNEDRSPRIPTGDRTIFSIGAGWSPTDDLTIDVAYSYLKEESVKIRNENARGQSYDAKYENSANGFGVGATYRF; this is encoded by the coding sequence ATGAAAAAAGTCATGCTCAAAACCACCCTTAGCCTCGCCGTTACCCTTGCCTCCACGCAGATCTTCGCGGCAGGTTTTGCCCTCAACGAACAAAGCATCAGTGGGATGGGGACTGGTTTTGCCGGGCGATCTTCTTCTGCCGACGACGCAAGCACTGTTTATGGCAACCCGGCCGGCATGGCGCGCATCAAGCGCGAACAAGTCACCGGCGGTGTCGCCGTTGTCGACGCACACACCGATATCAGCAACGCCAGCTCCAGCCCGAACGGCGGCAGCAACAAAGGCAACATGGTGCCCTTCACCGCAGTACCTATGGGCTTCTATGTAAAACCGATCGATGATCACTGGGCATTCGGCCTCGGTGTCTACGTGCCGTTCGGCCTGATCACGGATTACGAAAACGGCTTTGCCGGCCGTTACTTCGGCAGCAAGTCCGAAGTGCAAGTCATCACCTTCCAGCCAACCGTCAGCTATGCCTTCAACGACAAGGTATCGATCGGTTTCGGCCCGACCATCAACCGCATCGACGGCTCGCTGGAATCCAACCTCTCGATCACCCAGGCACTGCCGGACGGCAAGGTCAAGATCAAGGGTGACGACACCGCGCTGGGCTACAACGTCGGCTTGCTGGTCCAGGCCACCGACACCACCCGCCTGGGCCTGACCTATCACTCCAAGGTCGACTACAAACTCGAAGGCAACACCAAGGTCAACTACGGCGCACTGGCGCTCGTGGGCGTAGGCGCCAATCAGAAGTACGACGCTTCGCTGAAGATCACCACGCCGGAATCCGTGGACTTCTCGGTCACCCAGGCGATCAACGATCGCTGGAACGTCTACGCCGGTACCACCTGGACTCGCTGGAGCCAGCTGGACAAGATCACCGTGAAGAACTCCGGCGTGCAGCCTCTGCTGGCCGGCCAGTTCGGTTCGATCAACGAAGACCAGAACTGGCATGACTCCTGGGCCTACGCGGTGGGCACCTCGTACCAGTTGAACAAGGAATGGGTACTGCGTACCGGTCTGACCTTCGACCAGTCGCCAACCAATAACGAAGACCGCTCGCCACGCATCCCGACTGGCGACCGCACCATCTTCAGTATCGGTGCCGGCTGGAGCCCGACCGACGACCTGACCATCGACGTCGCGTACTCGTACCTGAAGGAAGAGTCGGTCAAGATCCGCAACGAAAACGCGCGTGGCCAGAGCTACGATGCCAAGTATGAAAACTCGGCAAACGGCTTCGGTGTCGGCGCGACTTACCGCTTCTGA
- a CDS encoding sel1 repeat family protein produces MKFRSVSDSVSPNPTPVTPPKRFSVRVAEWLLDAPRLSDSPSAKHLAGRLLKQPAREGVVAAQSRLGQLICRECGNARDRRIGQELLRQAARAGDRRAQQELGLIED; encoded by the coding sequence ATGAAGTTTCGCTCAGTATCAGACTCCGTTAGCCCGAACCCGACTCCTGTTACCCCGCCCAAGCGCTTCTCCGTGCGCGTGGCTGAATGGCTGCTCGATGCGCCGCGCCTGAGCGATAGCCCAAGCGCCAAGCATCTCGCCGGCCGTCTGCTCAAGCAACCGGCCCGTGAAGGTGTGGTCGCCGCGCAAAGCCGTCTCGGCCAACTGATCTGCCGTGAATGCGGCAACGCGCGCGACCGGCGTATCGGTCAGGAACTGCTGCGTCAGGCCGCCCGCGCAGGCGACCGTCGCGCGCAGCAGGAACTCGGTCTCATCGAAGACTGA